The DNA segment ATAATAGCCAGCAAACGTGTAATTAAGCGACGTAACCAGGGCTGTATACGGAGTTTAAGATGCCCCTCCATCACAATCTGTCCGGCTAGTGTTCCGGTTACTGTTGAGCTCTGTCCGGCAGCAATCAGCGCAATAGCAAAAAGGGCAGGGGCCACATTGCCAAATATATTTTGAAGCAGTTTGTAGGCATCCTGTATTTCGGCCACTTCATGCAGCCCGTTTTTGTAAAAAGCTGCAGCTGCAAGAATAAGGATAGCGGCGTTGACGAAAAATGCCAGGTTTAAAGCTACGGCAGTATCTATGAAATTAAATTTTATGGCTTCTTGGATGCCCTTTTCATCTCTTTGGAATTTGCGGGTCTGTACCAGCGAAGAGTGCAGGTACAGGTTATGAGGCATTACAGTGGCACCAATAATACCTATGGCAATATATAAAGCTTCCCCACCTAGTATAGAGGGTTCAAAACCTTTCGCTATTTCTATTATTGAAGGCTCTACAATGAACATTTCAATTAAAAAGGAAACACCAACAATGAATACCATAGAAACAATGAAGGCTTCCATTTTTCGCATGCCCTTGTTAAGGAGAAAGAGGAGCAGCACGGTATCGAAGATGGTGATGCTGATGCCCCAGATGAGGGGCAGGCCAAATAATAGGTTTAAGCCAATGGCCATCCCTATAATTTCGGCCAGGTCGCAGGCTACTATAGCTGTTTGGGCTAAACCAAACAAAGGAATGTTAACCCATTTTGGATATGCATTTCTGGAAGCCTGGGCAAGATCAAGACCTCTTACAATACCCAGACGGGCACTGAGCGATTGCAGCAATAAAGCAATAAGGTTAGACATGAGCAGCACCCAGATAAGCTGGTAACCAAATTTACTGCCGCCTGCAAGGTCTGTTGCCCAGTTGCCCGGATCCATATAACCCACACTAACCAGGTAGGCTGGGCCAATAAAAGACAATATACGCTTCCATCCAGTGCGTTTGCTGGTATCTACACTTTGATGTACTTCACTTAAGGATTGGGGATCTCTGTGTTCGGTGTGCTTAAGGTTCTTCATGTTACAGTTTGATGAGAATATGTTTGGCCACCTCCCGGCTTACACTGAGGTTTTTTCGCTCCAGTGTCAGTTCTATAGAGCCGTCAAAATCATTGATCTCGGTTATTTTAACTGCTTTTCCCAGGGTTAAACCAGATTTTTCAAGGTGTTTTAAAAATGCCGAGGAATGTTCGCTGACGCCCATAATCAGTCCTTCATCCCCCCGTTTAAGTTTATTTAGTTTAACAAATGCAACTGCATCAAACTTCCCGCTTTTATCCGGGATGGGATCACCATGCGGATCGCTTTTTGGGAAGGCTAGAAATTCATCCAGGCGCTCAATAAGCTCTGCTGAATTGATGTGTTCCAGCTCTTCTGCAATATCATGTACTTCATCCCACCTGAAATTTAGCTTCTCTACCAGGAAAACTTCCCATAACCGGTGCTTGCGGACAATGTTTATGGCAGCTGATTTGCCAGTAGGTGTAAGCTTAACACCCTGGTACTTTTTATAGTCTACCAATTCTTTATCAGCCAGTTTTTTGATC comes from the Pedobacter heparinus DSM 2366 genome and includes:
- a CDS encoding metal-dependent transcriptional regulator translates to MQSFTEENYLKIIYHLSQNHDGTVQTNAIAEKMQTKAASVTDMIKKLADKELVDYKKYQGVKLTPTGKSAAINIVRKHRLWEVFLVEKLNFRWDEVHDIAEELEHINSAELIERLDEFLAFPKSDPHGDPIPDKSGKFDAVAFVKLNKLKRGDEGLIMGVSEHSSAFLKHLEKSGLTLGKAVKITEINDFDGSIELTLERKNLSVSREVAKHILIKL
- a CDS encoding Nramp family divalent metal transporter; the protein is MKNLKHTEHRDPQSLSEVHQSVDTSKRTGWKRILSFIGPAYLVSVGYMDPGNWATDLAGGSKFGYQLIWVLLMSNLIALLLQSLSARLGIVRGLDLAQASRNAYPKWVNIPLFGLAQTAIVACDLAEIIGMAIGLNLLFGLPLIWGISITIFDTVLLLFLLNKGMRKMEAFIVSMVFIVGVSFLIEMFIVEPSIIEIAKGFEPSILGGEALYIAIGIIGATVMPHNLYLHSSLVQTRKFQRDEKGIQEAIKFNFIDTAVALNLAFFVNAAILILAAAAFYKNGLHEVAEIQDAYKLLQNIFGNVAPALFAIALIAAGQSSTVTGTLAGQIVMEGHLKLRIQPWLRRLITRLLAIIPAFFTILWYGDDALGGLLILSQVVLSLQLGFAVIPLIHLTSDKKTMKGFAIKLWVKILAWTSSLIIVSLNVKLVIEEIKTWGASGEWYIYVLVVPASLLIGLLLLYVFIYPILSRIRRENNNVPHGHALNIEPVEKIDYRRIGITVDFSKNDRNTIRHALIQGGKQAQYYLIHVVETAAARYYGDTALDYETQSDTENLQKYCSNLAELGYQASPHIGYGGTVKAIVRISNENKLELLVMGAHGHKGLKDLILGTTVNSVRHKVSIPVLIVR